Genomic segment of Arvicola amphibius chromosome 7, mArvAmp1.2, whole genome shotgun sequence:
GCAGCTCGGAGTGAAGTCTAATGAAGGCCGCGTGTTCTGGCCACCGTGGCGTCCTGCGGTGCTGGGGCAGAGGGCACCCAGACCCCCAGTGTCTAGGATGATGGGCCGAGGGCCAAGGAGGGCCGTGGGCAGTGACTGCTCCTGGAAGGGGTGAGTCAGGAATGAGCCGGCGTCTGGGCAGGCCGACCACCTTAGGGCCCTGAGCCCCCAGCCTCTGGTGGCCTGGGAAGATCTCTCCATTCACCAGCCCGGGGTCCTCGCATGCCGGAGTGGGCACACTGAGTCCCCCACGGTGTCTGAAACTCAAAAAGTCACCCTGCCCGGGTCTTGTGTCCCCAAAGGCAGGGTGTGTGGAGGCCCACAGAAGTGGCTCTGCTTCCGTCCTGACAAAAGGTCAGAGAGGTCGAGCACAGTTTCCGCTCCTTCAAGGTCAAACAGCAGGACATTGGGCCTCAGGGGAAGCTGTTCTAGATATTGCCCCAATAACAGAATGTTTTGTCTAAGGTGTGGCTAACGGATGCTTTGCTCCCAATAGCGGGATGTTTGACCTGGGGCATTGCTGTTCGACGTTTTGAATGTTAAGAAAGTAATCAGTGTTCTTTGTTCCTTATATAatgatttagaaaacaaacaacagcactcgggaggcagaggcggaggcgggaggatctctgtgagttcgaggccagcctggtctacaagagctagctccaggacaggttccaaaagccacggagaaaccctgtctcgaaaaatcaaaaaaataaaaataacaagtctTTCGCCCATCCCTTTGGCTTGGGGAATAAAAGGGCTATGAAAAATGACCTTGAGGCAGATTCAGTATCCACTGGAATGACCTCCTGACTCCGTCTTCAGTCTTGTGTCCGTTTCCTTCCTCAATCCACACTCCCCTTTTCAGGAACAGATGGACAAGTCGGCTGGACCAAGACCAATGGCGCTGGATGTTGCTGGGGCTGGAGCACAGGCGTAGAGGGATCGACACCACAAATTAAAAGTGAGTGCGAGATAAAAATAAAGGGACTGTGTGGTGAGTGGCTCAGGCGTAAAGCTGTAAATACAGAGCAAAGGCTTTTATATTCTTGTGGGGTTTTTGTGTATGGGTTGTATGTTCTGTTCCTATAACCAGAGATGTCATTGTAAATATACGTGCGTTTATAATAATACGTCTATCCTTGACCTTGTGTGTTGGCTACACGGTAAatgtttttttatgatttatttattttttttggtaaatGTTTTTGATACGCCCAATTTCTATATAAAATTCTATGGTTATGGTACGGGCAGCAACTTCTCAAGGTCACCGATGTTGCGTAAGGGGCTGCGGTGAGGTCGACCAGCTCTGTCTAAAGCTCTAAGACTGTTGGTTGCATAGCGTATCTAGAgaaggacagggacagagagaccgGCCTGCTTTTGGGGGTGACCGTCAGAGCGTGGCCTGAGCCCTGCCCCTTGGGGTACCCGTTGTGCTGAAGGACAGACCAACCTCACCCGCAGCCCCAGCTCCCATCTCCGTGCTGGCGTTTGCCTGAGGTGGGCGCGGCGGTGAGACCAGAGCGGGAGCCCAAGCCCAGGACGGCGGGCAGAGCGAGCCTAGTGGTGCCCAGCCAGCACGCGGGGTCCAGGTCTGGTGGGGGACCGTGCCCGCAGACTGGGCCCGTTCTACCTGCACGCGTGTTGACTCCTCAGCGGGGCTTTGCTTAGCCCCTCCAGTACCCACGGGGCAGTGTCCCCAGGAGCCCGAGCGAGCAGCGGGTCTCTGTTGAGCCGGGGCCCAGGGGGAACATGGCATCGCAGGGAGGGTTTCACCCCAAAGTCACTCGTGTGGAGGCTGAGACCCTCCTGCTAACCAGAGGCGTGGACGGCAGCTTTTTGACCAGGCCTAGTCAGAGTCGCCCCGGAGATCTCACGTTGTCTGTCAGAAGGAACGGAGCCGTCGGCCACATCCAGGTTCAGTGCACCGGGAACTTCTACGGCCTCTGTGGTGGGGAGAAGTTTGCCACCTTGGCCGCACTGCTCCGGTATTACATGGAACATCCCGAGCGGCTCAGGGAAAAGAACGGAGACGTGGTTGAGCTCAGGTACCCACTGAATCGTGCGGACCCCACCTCTGAAAGGTGGTTCCACGGTCCCTTGTCCGCAAAGGAAGCAGAGGAACtgctgatggagaagggtcagcGTGGCAGCTTTCTCGTTCGAGGGAGCCAGAGATGCCCTGGCGACTGCGTTCTCTCTGTGGTCACTGGTGAGGACACACGGAAGAGCCGTGAGGGCGGGTCCGGCGTGACCCACGTTATGATCCGATGTCAGGGACTGGGATACGACGTGGGTGGAGGAGCGTGTTTTGCCTCCCTGACGGACCTGGTGGAGCACTACAAGAAGAACCCCATCGTGGGGACACGGGGCACCGTCCTGCAGCTGGAGCAGCCTCTCCACACCACGCGTCTTACCGCCGCTGACATTTAAAGCAGGGTTCGAGAGCTCAGCAAGGTAGCTGGGACCCCAGGTGCGGTCAGACAGGGCTTCTGGGAAGAATTTGAGACCCTACAGAAAGAGGACGACAAATTTCTCTATAGCCAAAAAGAAGGACGGAGACAAGAAAACCGAAACAAAAATCGATACAGGAACATCCTGCCGTTCAACCACACGCGGGTTGTCCTGCGCAGCGGCGGCGGTCCCCACGAGCCCGTTTCTGATTACATCAACGCCAGCATCATCAGGCCTGACCTTGAACCCAAGCGCCGCAGCCATTCCAAACCCAAAAGGGGCTACATTGCCGCCCAGGGCTGCCTGCAGAACACGGTGAGCGATTTCTGGAGGATGGTGTTCCAGGAGAACTCTCGGGTCATCGGCATGGCCAccaaggaggtggagagagggaagagcaagtACGTCAGGTACTGGCCCGACGAGGACGCCCTCAAAGACTACGGGGTCCTGCGCGTCAGGAACGTCAGAGAAACCGCCGCCCGTCACTACACCCTGAGGGAACTCCGGCTCTCCAAGGTCGGACAAGCGAGCCCAGAGAGAACGGTCTGGCAGTTCCACTTTCAGGCCTGGCCCGACCGTGGGGTGCCCGGTGACCCCGCGGGAGTGCTGGACTTCCTGGAGGACGTCCGCCACAAGCAGGAGAGCACGGCGGAGGCGGGCCCTGTGGTCGTGCACTGCGACACCGGGATTGGCAGGACGGGAACGCTCATCGTGATCGACATCCTGATGGACGCCATTCGAGAGAGAGGCGTTGACCACGACGTCGATATCTGCAAAACCATTCGGATGGTGCGGTCCCAGAGGCCGGGGATGGTCCAGAAAGAGGCACAGGACCGGTTCATCTACACGGCTGTGCAGCATTACATCCGGAGGCTGCAGCCCATGATCGGGGAGGAACGCAGAAGCCGAGGGAAAGGACACGAACATAGCGATGTTAAGAATTCCCGGATGGACCAGGCGACCGGTGGCCAGAGCCCCGGGGGCACATTGCACTCAAACACCGCCCAGTGCAGAAGGGAGGGACGTGCTGGGCTCGGCACAGAGCTCATCACCGTGTCCCGTGAGCATGAGAAGTTTCCCCAGGACACGGAACGACTCTGAGAAGGACGATAACGACGACGGTGGGCAGGGCTCGCAGAGCAGGGACAGCGTCTCCGACGGGGATTTCCACGCAGAGTTCCAGGCACGGGCAGGACGTGGGGACTGCGTGGAGCACTCCATAGGCAGCACCGTGTCCAAGCTTGATGCTGGGGCTGTCACACCTAAGACCGTGGGAAATGTGGATAAACAGGCGAGGTAGATGTTCAGTGCTATTCTATTTTGGCTTTTATATTCTCCATGTGCAGGACAAATCatccctctaccaactgagctggcCCCTGAGATAATCCCCTGGCCACTCGGGACCAGCATAGttgatgtgagctgagttaacattttttttaatatttatttattttaatatttatttatgtgtgtgtgtctgcaggccagaagagggcgccagaccccattacagatggttgtgagccaccgtgcggttgccgggaattgaactcaggacctttggaagagcgggcggtgctcttaacctctgagccctctctccagccccctgagttaagttttaaatgatgggatgtGTGTGACGTTTGACACACTGGTTTTGCGTTGCCCCAGAGCCTTCCCTGCTATGTGAAAGTGGCCGTGTCAGGGGGGAATGCAGAGCTTCGGGAAACGCTATCCACAAGTACCAGAGAGAGACGATGGgctaaatacacacacagtttaaCTGGAGAAACCCTGTTAATGGAAATTGTAAAGAAGGGCAATTATCTGAGTTTGGCCTCCAAATTGTAAAATTTCCTTTGTGATTGCCTAATTCTCGTTGCTTCTTACCATAAGGAGGAGTTCAGATGCCAGTGTTTGCCACGGTCTTACAAgttcatctctggctgtggtctcaaggagatttatttacttattttttttatttttatttttcctggaataaagtttgcttctggtttactagactttggtggtgttttttttttttttttttttttttttgtacaaccCCCTGTGGACCTAACATTTTGGTGACCCACACAGGGAAGCACACACCTGGTTCTGGGTGGGGGGCACCCCAGTCTCTGGTCTCTGGTAaactttattattactgtttttaccAATTGGTAAGTTTCTGGTTTTATCTGGTGGTGTCTGGACAATCTGCGGGCTCAAGAATGTCTAGTAGACAGGCGTCTAATCCCAGCGCCTGAGGGAAACGGGGGTTGTTCCAGTTCCTCCTCTGGCCATCGGGTCATTTGGTGACAATCCTTTGGGACTGATCAGAGCTCCCGTGACCCAGCAGGCAGCAACGTCTCGTCAAATCTGTTTAATTGTCCTGTTCTGTGTGATTGCCACACCAGGTTGAAAACTGCCTACGGTCAGGCTCACGTGGCGACTGTTATTAAATTCGTGTCTACCACGGGCTGAGGCTCCTCCGCACCCCAGATCCTTTCGGATCCTCTGCTCCCACTTCCAGGGTTTCGGGAATTTAACGGTAGATTCTGCCagccttccctgccctctctgcctCGGGAGTCCAGGCTTCCGTGGGCAGCGGTCGGCGCTAGCGCTGCTGTCGGCCAGGGAGAGGCCCGCCCCTCCGCGGCAGGAGCCGTAGTCCCAGGCTGGCTGGTCAGGAGGTGAGCAGAGGCCACCGCAAGGCCAGGCACCGAGGACGGCCACCGTTTGCCACTGGTCCCGGAAAATAATTGGTTTTGGTCTCACAAAATGACCCCCGCATCCAAAGCTGCACAGCGGGAAGCGTGAGAGGGGAGCAGCAGGGGGACCAGAGCCGTCGGGAACGCAGGAGCggatgcagaggtcacagagggcTGCTGCGTGCTGGCTTGCTTTCCCTGTGGGGACATAAAACTCATCCGTGTCCCCAcggcgggggctgactgagaagccaaggacagaggCGCTGGGCTcggattcttctgcatggacgggctctgtgggagccttctcagcctggTCATCACctgcctggacctggggggagctgggaggaccttggtcttagcctagagtggggaaccctgatggctccttggcctggagagggagggagggggaggtatgggtggaggggaggggagggaagggggagaaggaggggagggaagggggaggaggaggggaggggagggggaggggagggcgggggaggaggagggggaggggaggggggggaggaggggagggagggggaggaggagggggggggaggaggaggggagggagggggaaggggaggaggaggggagggaaatttttaaatataaaaaaaaataaaccagccgggcggtggtggcgcacgcctttaatcccagcactcgggaggcagaggcgggcggatctctgtgagttcgaggccagcctggtctacagagctagttccaggacatgctctaaagctgcagagaaaccctgtctcgaaaaaaaaaaaaaacaaaaaaaaaataaataaaccatgaagaaagaaaaaacagtcaGTATACCCCTAGTAACGCTTGGCTGGCTGACTGCTGAGATCTTGCTTTCCCCgccttcttattttttaaatcagcagAGAAAAGATTCGTTCCTGTAACCGTCTAGCCTGGCCCAGCATAGACCAGCAAGGCCTGACTCCGTCACAGCCTCCCGCATGgcccctctttcccctccactcTGCAGTCCCTGCCTTGTCCCCCTTCCCCTCACCTCCTAGGCCCAGCCCTTCAGCCTCTGATGGAGACTCCTGGGAAGAACAGCAGCACCTCCTCTGGGGGACCCTCTGGCCCCccgttttttaaagatttatttattatgtatacagtattctcagtcctctgcctgcaggccagaagggggcccccggatctcactacagatggctgtgagccaccgcaTGGTTgccgggactcgaactcaggacctctggaagagcaggcaacgctcttaaccgctgagccgtctctccatccccctcaaccacaatatttatttttattcgtgtgtgtgtgtctgagagagtcTGTCACCTGTGGGAGTCTAGATGAAACTCATGAAGACATCAGGGGGGGATTGGATTCTCCCTGCGCTCTGATTCAGACAAGAGATGGACGACACCCGGGCGCAGCAGGCCCGAGATGTTGGGGTCTTCCGTTGTTGTTCCTATTTGTTCTGGGGTTGTTACGTTTGGGTTCTGGTGGGGGGCAGGGATGTGTGCGCACATGGACGCCGGTGCTTTTGGCGGCCAGAGAGAGCGCTGAGTCCCCCAGGACTGAGGTGACAGAGGATGAGGTTCCGCCCTACGGACGCCGGGAACTGAGGTTccgccctctgcaggagcagcaggagctcaGACGCGTTTCAGGGTTACACTGGTTTATTTCAGGGGGGGGGGTGGAACGCCAGGTCATGATCATGCCTGATATAACTGTTCTATCCAACGTGATGTGTCTATTCCAAGGAGGAGGCCAACACGTGATGTGTGAGGTCCGATCTTCACGATGCCCAATGTGATTTCACTCTTCCTACACAGCTGCAGACACGTCATAAAATCACAATAACTGCCAATGTCCCCAGAGGGCCCTTCTTTCAATACCTCAAGTTTAACTATGAAAACCATCGATATTCTCCTTTTTTTGTcgtgagtttattttttattattttttttttttacatcccaaccacaatCCCCCCTCCCCGTCCCCCCAGTCAcggcctcctccctcccccgcccccactcccCACCCGTTCCTCCTCCCGTCTCTGGTCTTCAGAGAAAGGAGGACGTCACAGGGGTCCCTGCCAGACGCGCTCTACCCAGAAGGGGCGACACTAGGCTCGTCCTCCGCGGTGACAGCCGGATGGAGCCGATCCCGTGGGAGGAATGGGTCCCCGAAAGCCGGCCCCAGAGCCCGGCCCTGCGCCCCCCGTGAGGAGCCCCACGAGCACAGCCGAGTCCCACACCCGCAGCGTCTCCACAGGGGGCCTGGGGCCGTCCCACGCGGGCCCTCTGGATGCGGGTTCAGCCTCCGCGAGCCGCTGTGACCCCGGGTCGGGGAGTTCTGGGCTCTGGGCCCGCGTGCCTGGGgttcaccttgaggacggtttctggtcagctCACTAAGCATCCTGTCTGGTCCTGGggtccccccg
This window contains:
- the LOC119819932 gene encoding LOW QUALITY PROTEIN: tyrosine-protein phosphatase non-receptor type 11-like (The sequence of the model RefSeq protein was modified relative to this genomic sequence to represent the inferred CDS: deleted 1 base in 1 codon; substituted 1 base at 1 genomic stop codon), with translation MQARRWFHPKVTRVEAETLLLTRGVDGSFLTRPSQSRPGDLTLSVRRNGAVGHIQVQCTGNFYGLCGGEKFATLAALLRYYMEHPERLREKNGDVVELRYPLNRADPTSERWFHGPLSAKEAEELLMEKGQRGSFLVRGSQRCPGDCVLSVVTGEDTRKSREGGSGVTHVMIRCQGLGYDVGGGACFASLTDLVEHYKKNPIVGTRGTVLQLEQPLHTTRLTAADIXSRVRELSKVAGTPGAVRQGFWEEFETLQKEDDKFLYSQKEGRRQENRNKNRYRNILPFNHTRVVLRSGGGPHEPVSDYINASIIRPDLEPKRRSHSKPKRGYIAAQGCLQNTVSDFWRMVFQENSRVIGMATKEVERGKSKYVRYWPDEDALKDYGVLRVRNVRETAARHYTLRELRLSKVGQASPERTVWQFHFQAWPDRGVPGDPAGVLDFLEDVRHKQESTAEAGPVVVHCDTGIGRTGTLIVIDILMDAIRERGVDHDVDICKTIRMVRSQRPGMVQKEAQDRFIYTAVQHYIRRLQPMIGEERRSRGKGHEHSDVKNSRMDQATGGQSPGAHCTQTPPSAEGRDVLGSAQSSSPCPVSMRSFPRTRNDSEKDDNDDGGQGSQSRDSVSDGDFHAEFQARAGRGDCVEHSIGSTVSKLDAGAVTPKTVGNVDKQAR